A segment of the Acidobacteriota bacterium genome:
ATTTCCGGATCCAGCTCCAACGCCGCCTCGAAGGTCCGCGCCGCCTTCTCCCGCTCCCCGGCCTTGAACTGCCCCACCGCCAGGTTGTGGAGCAGAATGGCCGACCCCAGCAGCGAATCCGCCTGGGACAGCTCCTCCAACGCCTCCGCCGCCTCCACCGTCTCCCCCTGGGCGACGAGGCAGCCGTATTTGACCTGCAGGCCGGAAAAGTCCCGCGGTTCCCTCTCCAGCAACTCCAGCGCCGCCGGCAAGGCGCGGTCGCAATCCCCCAGCGCGAAGAGGGCGTCGCGGCGGATCTTTTTGACCTCGGTGGTCATGGCGGAGCTGGAAGACCCGGCATCCGCATGGGCCAGGAAGAGCTCCGCCGAGGTCACCGCCTGGGCCGGCTCGCCGTCGTCGAGGTGGTAGAGGGCCATGGCGGCATTGGCCGGCGGCAGCAGCGGTTCCATGTCCAGCGCCTGCTCGAAGAGGATCCGAGCATCCTCCGGCCGCCCCGCCTCGTGAGCCCGCAGCCCCCGCTCATAAACCTCCCACGCCGCCGTCGCCCCGGAGAACCCCTGCTCCCCCTTGGGCCGCCCCGCAGCCTCCGCATCAAACCGCCCCAGCTCCTCCTCCCCCAGCATCGTCAGCTTCAACTTCAACCCCCGCCTCCCCGCCTCCGCCAAATCCTGAGCCCGCACATGCCGCACCAGCTCCCGATACCCCTCCTTCACCAACTCTAGCTGCACCCCCGTCCCATCCTCCGGCACGTCGATCTCGAACCTGCCCTTGCGGTCGGTGGTGGCCTCAGCGCTCCAGCCGCTTTCGCCTAAGCCCGTGGCTGTGACCTGGATCTCCGGCAGAGGGCGGCCGGAGACGTCTTTGACGGTGGCCTTGATGGGGGTGGCTTGGGCTGGGATCGCGGCGAGGAGGAGGATCGCGGCCGAGGTGATGAGGGTGGCGAGGTTTGGAGCTGAGATTGGGGCTGAGGGGTGGCGCATGGGGCTCCTTCTTCGGCTGGCGTCAGTGGGCCTCCGATCCAAGAACAGACTTGAGTTTACCGTTCAAGGGCCAAGATCTCTCGCCGCTCGTTGACGAAGGGCGCAGAGTTCTTCCACCCGGTAAGAACTCTGCATCTGTGGCGGCTCTCGACGACGATGCATCAGGGCCCTTTGACCTCTCCACTTCCGAAGCTCCGCTGTCTAATACAAGAGGGTCAGTACCTGCTAACAGATACACACAGGAGTTACTTGATTATGGGTTCACTACTCCAAGCCAAACCATGCGCTGTGCTTTGCCACCTGCTCTTAGCAGCGTGCATGTTTGTGTTGCCAACAACAAGCTATGGCGGAAGCGGTAAGTTCGACAATGGCGTTTACGACTTCTGCGTCTCGGTGCGGTTCGACGCCACTGAAGAG
Coding sequences within it:
- a CDS encoding tetratricopeptide repeat protein, which encodes MRHPSAPISAPNLATLITSAAILLLAAIPAQATPIKATVKDVSGRPLPEIQVTATGLGESGWSAEATTDRKGRFEIDVPEDGTGVQLELVKEGYRELVRHVRAQDLAEAGRRGLKLKLTMLGEEELGRFDAEAAGRPKGEQGFSGATAAWEVYERGLRAHEAGRPEDARILFEQALDMEPLLPPANAAMALYHLDDGEPAQAVTSAELFLAHADAGSSSSAMTTEVKKIRRDALFALGDCDRALPAALELLEREPRDFSGLQVKYGCLVAQGETVEAAEALEELSQADSLLGSAILLHNLAVGQFKAGEREKAARTFEAALELDPEMASAWGGLAKSHVLDKRYEEAAQAATQYLRRRPMDAEGLAIRYDSLEALGRHDEAAPVLDELAEIDATPLTARRLHQAGYRLAERGHTAESRPYFERAAAMDPELTIARRALAIACYRLEDYQCSLEVSADLLAENPEDEQARLQMEKARRALRSP